The Solanum dulcamara chromosome 2, daSolDulc1.2, whole genome shotgun sequence region ATTAGCTCCTCTTTTGGTGCTTACTATTTGTAAATATTGGAAGGCATCCTTAAGATTATATCCTAATATGCACAATTTCATTTCTATAGAAAACTAGTTAAATATTTACATTCCGCAGCACCTCCAAGATAGTGTTAGTGACACCTTAAGTTAAGCATAGGACTAGTCAATGCTCCTGCACAGCACCCTTCTGAGATCAGATTTCTGATCTGCACTTAGCCTTGATGGAAATTTAATGTCAAACTTGATCTTCAAATTCCCTTTTTGGCCACGTTCCTTTGATATTGGCATTCCCTCATTTGGGATTATCAGCTCCTGTCCTGGTTTGACAATCTCTTTGATTGGTATTGTGAGTTCCCTTCCATCCAAAGTGGTCAAGCTGATAGTTTTCCCAGTGAGAGCATCTAGTAAAGAAATTTTCTGATTGATGACTAGATCATTTCCATCCCTCTTGAAGATAGCATGTGGCTTTTCATCTATCACAAAAATGAGATCACCAGGGGCAGCTCCATATTCATAGTTTCCTTTCTCTGGAAAAGTTATTTTTGTGCCTTTCTTCCAACCTGGTTTGATGTGTATTGCTAGGACCTCTTCAACAGTTGTTGGCTTACTGCAAAAACAATTTCACACATGAAAGAAAAGTGATTACAATAGGACTTGATCTTAGAGCCACTGAGTGGAATAATTGAGAACTTAGAGCCACTGAGTGGAATAATTGAGTGAAACTTCACTCGACACGAAAGTCAGTTCATGAGGTGAGGATTGCCAAAGACCATACACACAAAGAACAAGACATTTGGAGTGTGAACAATATCACATCGGGATCCAACATTGGGTAAATCAAGAATAAGGATACGGTAGGCTCAAATACCATATAAAAGCAAATGGAATTTAGGCCTAACTTATCACTAAAAGCTAGTTTATGATGTGAGACTATGTAAGGAGACAACAACTCATTCTCCTCGACCAATATGAGACAATTAATATTTTGAACAGGGGAATTGCAACATTCAGGAGATAAATCTACCTCCCGGATGACCATAAATAAGCATTAAGCAACAGTGACTTTGATATACATCTGCAAATTGCGCTCGGTTTAAGAGATTTTGATCCCTAGTATAAAGAATTGCCATGTATTTTCTCTAAAAGAATCACATATCTTTTTCAACCTTTTAGACTTATTAAGTAACAAAGAAATGACAGAATTACATGTTTTGTTATTCTACGAATGGGGGATGCGCAAAAGCACAAGGGTTTAGCTGAAAAACATTTGGTCAAGATGTGTTTAAGATATTATTCTCACTTACAGATATTTTTGTAAGTGATGGGCACAAAAACAACTTCGAAAGTCAGTTTAAGATGAGTTTGTTATAGATTTGTATGTCAGTAGAAATTGAAGAGAACTTCTAGTATCACAGAGCCAAATTATTGAGTAATGTAATGAAACAGGTCCGATAAGAATGAAATGGGTATTGATCCTGTTATTCCTGTAGCCATCCTCAACTATTAGTTGTGCGATAATAGTTTTCAACCACTaaaatccaaaaatataaagttAATAACTTTACCAAGTGAGTTTCATCTTTCAGAACAAAAACTTGACACTAACATAAGATAATGATCCGACTTCATCCTTGATTCTATAAAATACGTTTTCGCTGCAACACCAAGGTGTTCTAAACCTTGCTGCCAGTTCAAAGCATATTCTTTATAGCTATGTCAAGATACTGGCTGTGGCTGATACACATTGGGATGTCAAAGAGCTATCAAACTTCTACCATACTCCACCAACGACATAGTTTGAAAACAGAATTACTGGGACTTCAATCCATTAACCAGGTAGCAGAGTGAATCGTGACCATTAACATCAATGAATCTATCATCATAGAAGCATAAAGGACCTCAGAGTTCCCCCGAAACACCCAAAAAAAGTGATAAGCAATTCAGCAATAGAAGAACATCATCTTCTATAGTCCAGAGTCCAGAGAAAATACCAAACATCTACTTTTTTTACTACCAAATTTGCATTCAATCTCAGCAATTTGatgattaaaaatgaaaattcgTCCCAGCTACAGAACAATTTTGATTCGGTCAATACGTCAGAAGAAAAGGAAATTAACTTTTTgcttcaaaaaaaaagaaaagaagaatgactaaaaataaacaaatacatgctacattaaaaaaatattttcattttttgaaataatcaaaGATAATTAATATAGGAACAAAGATGTGCAATTACGTATTTGACGATGACGCACAAAATACTTGTAAATATGCGTATACTTACCCGGAGTCATCAAGAAGAATCCTTGAGATCTTCATTTTCCTTCTGGATCCCGTGTAAAGCTCCTCCAAGCTACACGGAAGTTTATTCTCCACCGGCGCCGCTTTCCGACCTACTCCGGCACCAGAACCACTACTATACCCTTCCGATCCACCGAAAAACTCAGCAAAAATATCCTCCGCATCACGCGTTTTGAATCTAAACCCTCTACCGTTACCAGTACCACTACCAGCACTAGTTGGCGATGCCGAAGCAAATTGACCGGACTTCAACGCATCCTCACCGTACAAATCATAGATCTGACGCTTCTGAGGATCAGTAAGCACATCATATGCTTCAGAAATCTGCTTGAATTTTGCTTCTGCTTCCTTATTGTTCTGACTGTTCTTATCTGGATGCCATTTCATAGCTAATCGCTTGTACGATCTCTTTAAATCTTCTTCACTCGCACTACGAGATACTTTCAGTATGTTATAGTAATCAACTCCCATTGCAGCCGTCGGAAAAAACCACCGGCGATCGTCAGTGAAATGCACAGGGTAGATGTTGTGCTAAGATATGCctgagtgggatgaagagaatgAGAGATTTTTTCTATTTGAATTTTTGTTAAGATGACTGCGCTGTTACAGAATGATAATGACTGGCCTAaaaagatgagatggaagaatcatGCTATATGTATagccttttctttttattgcacaatttttatttttaaaaaattacttttattattGTGAGTTTGTGACTAAGGCATAAGCTTAAAGTATGGAggttaaattaattaattttcggGTAATTTGAAATATATGGGATAAGATAGAAGTAGTTTTGATGAAGGACAAAATGTGATAAACGAAATTGAGATGATTTAGATATGTGAAAAATGAGATGTTTGAATATGTGATTGATTATGAATGGTTATTGACAAAGATGAATTCAGAATTTGAAGGCTACGGATGTCGctattttatgtataaatatatctaGTATTAACGATAAAAATGGAATAAAAATGAGggacaattttaaatatatatataataaa contains the following coding sequences:
- the LOC129880231 gene encoding uncharacterized protein LOC129880231, encoding MGVDYYNILKVSRSASEEDLKRSYKRLAMKWHPDKNSQNNKEAEAKFKQISEAYDVLTDPQKRQIYDLYGEDALKSGQFASASPTSAGSGTGNGRGFRFKTRDAEDIFAEFFGGSEGYSSGSGAGVGRKAAPVENKLPCSLEELYTGSRRKMKISRILLDDSGKPTTVEEVLAIHIKPGWKKGTKITFPEKGNYEYGAAPGDLIFVIDEKPHAIFKRDGNDLVINQKISLLDALTGKTISLTTLDGRELTIPIKEIVKPGQELIIPNEGMPISKERGQKGNLKIKFDIKFPSRLSADQKSDLRRVLCRSID